The Papio anubis isolate 15944 chromosome 1, Panubis1.0, whole genome shotgun sequence genome window below encodes:
- the LOC110742049 gene encoding uncharacterized protein LOC110742049 → MGSWETAGKGFVNRMNTSCRPSAAGSRPRPHWSPHPPRPAGWGGGKMAASKLQKRRSAQEATLNEPHLLQVHFDLFLRPHRTHSDLMLPHLGLDVRGFRLASPLPTPLPSTGCHLYVLNDWLPALACSMFLHSLAIMECSGCGDHVHPNPFLRGAQGSCGKGVSLLAGVQTFTHLCVRLRTCSGKGLEGIPRKVSREGGWQCRTRRGPLALGQHPSRHEGPRVSQRGGELEAGGGPSSSGLPGRAATELGTALDCGRPVMGFPGLLQGPREGALGVTPQSGLSVVQWVRAPSTRRDPRMRLCLGHPWWAYSFSSLRSLASCTYICL, encoded by the coding sequence ATGGGGAGCTGGGAAACAGCAGGCAAGGGCTTCGTTAACAGAATGAACACCAGCTGCAGGCCCAGCGCTGCGGGGAGCCGGCCAAGGCCACACTGGAGTCCTCACCCTCCCAGGCCAGCGGGATGGGGTGGTGGGAAAATGGCAGCAAGCAAGCTTCAGAAGAGACGCTCAGCTCAGGAGGCGACTCTTAACGAGCCTCACCTACTCCAGGTACATTTCGATCTGTTTCTGCGTCCTCACCGTACACACTCAGACCTTATGTTACCACATTTGGGGCTGGACGTCAGGGGTTTCAGGTTGGcgtcccccctccccaccccactccccagcaCCGGATGTCATCTGTATGTCCTGAATGACTGGCTCCCTGCCTTAGCATGCTCCATGTTCCTGCACTCCTTGGCCATCATGGAATGTTCTGGATGTGGAGACCATGTTCATCCAAACCCTTTTTTGCGTGGGGCCCAGGGATCCTGTGGGAAAGGTGTCAGCCTCCTCGCTGGAGTTCAGACGTTCACGCACCTGTGCGTTAGACTGAGGACGTGTTCTGGGAAGGGACTTGAGGGGATCCCCAGGAAGGTGTCCCGAGAAGGAGGCTGGCAGTGCAGGACGAGGCGGGGCCCGCTGGCCCTGGGTCAGCACCCCTCCCGCCACGAAGGCCCACGGGTTTCCCAACGGGGAGGGGAgctggaagcaggaggaggaCCCTCCAGCAGCGGCCTCCCAGGCAGGGCAGCCACAGAGCTGGGGACAGCACTTGACTGCGGGAGGCCCGTCATGGGGTTCCCAGGGCTCCTGCAGGGGCCTCGTGAGGGAGCCCTTGGGGTCACTCCGCAGTCTGGGCTTTCTGTAGTCCAGTGGGTGAGGGCGCCAAGCACCAGGAGAGATCCAAGGATGCGCTTATGTTTGGGCCACCCCTGGTGGGCGTATTCGTTCAGCTCCCTTCGTTCCCTGGCCAGCTGTACTTACATCTGTTTGTGA